From Xenopus tropicalis strain Nigerian chromosome 3, UCB_Xtro_10.0, whole genome shotgun sequence, the proteins below share one genomic window:
- the tmco6 gene encoding transmembrane and coiled-coil domain-containing protein 6 (The RefSeq protein has 1 substitution compared to this genomic sequence): protein MWRRRKQRDTSVPVLEELRAQWRERETALRKARREEQLISKRLLRDLTEEGAHGSDDHMLEENAQSHFMSVEQIAKLIEDLQREPEQMITPLTALRHSLRRNDVRLMFTRVEDSMRVLVALFTCPFTDIQMEAARCLHELSHSNELQVSMACLPATPYLLTYLSGYSQQFTVLCLYTLGNLIVDSEEVRNRLLLQGVIPTFAKCTQSPHMDVQEALGYAFSQLLQSKEAPEKIIPMVLESGLTQDILRILLSCTEEWFGVAIEMAWCLHYIVSSHVNNALLISQGLVSKLVPFLIEKAALITKQESLDLELLICPVIRCLGNLLGEVDSSGTKVEVQDGRLLIALFVFIQHFKDEHPFMVRECLWAVNNLTVQDPVWTSALLNFNLLPALLQLLAHSKDVFLMIATILHNIADLGLGYCQQLREKGVLPCLTPALRDDDIQVARISLELLNKLLTYCPDVAGDFFHNSGLQIIELHKDKPDLQQQVQAVWNKYQELIKGTSGPPSMD from the exons ATGTGGAGAAGGAGGAAACAGAGAGACACATCAGTCCCAGTACTGGAAGAGTTAAGAGCACAATGGAGGGAACGGGAGACAG CTCTGAGGAAAGCAAGGAGAGAAGAGCAGCTCATCAGTAAGAGACTGTTACGGGACTTAACTGAAGAAGGAGCTCATGGGAGTGATGATCATATGCTTGAAGAGAATGCCCAGTCACATTTCATGTCTGTGGAGCAG ATTGCAAAATTAATCGAGGATCTCCAACGTGAGCCAGAACAGATGATTACGCCTCTTACTGCTCTTCGACACAGTCTCCGTAGAAATGATGTGCGTCTAATGTTTACCAG GGTGGAAGACAGCATGAGGGTTTTGGTCGCACTGTTCACATGCCCCTTTACTGATATCCAGATGGAGGCAGCCAGGTGCTTGCATGAACTGTCTCATTCAAATGAACTGCAAGTATCAATGGCATGTCTCCCAGCAACACCATACCTCCTCACATATCTGTCGGGATATAGTCAACAGTTTACA GTATTATGCTTGTACACCTTGGGTAATCTCATTGTGGATAGTGAAGAAGTAAGGAACCGGTTGCTTCTCCAAGGAGTCATCCCAACATTTGCCAAATGTACTCAG TCTCCACACATGGATGTACAGGAAGCCCTAGGCTATGCATTTTCTCAGCTATTGCAGTCAAAAGAAGCACCTGAGAAGATTATTCC AATGGTTCTAGAATCTGGCCTAACACAGGATATCCTAAGAATACTGCTGTCCTGCACTGAAGAGTGGTTTGGAGTTGCTATTGAGATGGCTTGGTGCCTTCATTACATTGTTAGCAG CCACGTGAACAATGCATTGCTGATATCCCAAGGTTTGGTGTCTAAATTAGTCCCGTTTCTAATAGAAAAAGCTGCACTTATTACAAAGCAAGAATCTTTGGATCTTGAACTG CTGATCTGCCCAGTGATACGTTGTTTAGGAAACCTGCTTGGAGAAGTGGACTCATCTGGCACGAAGGTTGAGGTCCAAGATGGGCGTCTGCTAATAGCTTTGTTCGTTTTCATACAACATTTCAAGGATGAACATCCATTTATGGTACGGGAGTGTCTCTGGGCTGTTAACAATCTTACAG TACAAGATCCTGTTTGGACCTCAGCTTTACTAAACGTCAACTTATTGCCTGCCCTGCTACAACTGCTGGCCCATTCAAAAGATGTCTTCCTGATG ATTGCCACAATTTTGCATAACATCGCAGATCTGGGGTTGGGTTATTGTCAGCAACTGAGGGAAAAAGGAGTTCTGCCGTGTTTAACCCCAGCTCTGCGTGACGACGACATACAAGTGGCAAGGATAAGCCTAGAATTACTGAATAAGCTTTTAACATACTGTCCAGAT GTTGCTGGAGACTTTTTCCATAACTCCGGTCTACAGATCATTGAGTTACATAAGGATAAGCCTGATCTTCAGCAGCAAGTTCAAGCAGTCTGGAACAAATATCAAGAACTG ATAAAAGGAACCAGTGGACCCCCCAGTATGGACTAA
- the tmco6 gene encoding transmembrane and coiled-coil domain-containing protein 6 isoform X1 has protein sequence MWRRRKQRDTSVPVLEELRAQWRERETALRKARREEQLISKRLLRDLTEEGAHGSDDHMLEENAQSHFMSVEQIAKLIEDLQREPEQMITPLTALRHSLRRNDVRLMFTRVEDSMRVLVALFTCPFTDIQMEAARCLHELSHSNELQVSMACLPATPYLLTYLSGYSQQFTVLCLYTLGNLIVDSEEVRNRLLLQGVIPTFAKCTQSPHMDVQEALGYAFSQLLQSKEAPEKIIPMVLESGLTQDILRILLSCTEEWFGVAIEMAWCLHYIVSSHVNNALLISQGLVSKLVPFLIEKAALITKQESLDLELLICPVIRCLGNLLGEVDSSGTKVEVQDGRLLIALFVFIQHFKDEHPFMVRECLWAVNNLTVQDPVWTSALLNVNLLPALLQLLAHSKDVFLMIATILHNIADLGLGYCQQLREKGVLPCLTPALRDDDIQVARISLELLNKLLTYCPDVAGDFFHNSGLQIIELHKDKPDLQQQVQAVWNKYQELIKGTSGPPSMD, from the exons ATGTGGAGAAGGAGGAAACAGAGAGACACATCAGTCCCAGTACTGGAAGAGTTAAGAGCACAATGGAGGGAACGGGAGACAG CTCTGAGGAAAGCAAGGAGAGAAGAGCAGCTCATCAGTAAGAGACTGTTACGGGACTTAACTGAAGAAGGAGCTCATGGGAGTGATGATCATATGCTTGAAGAGAATGCCCAGTCACATTTCATGTCTGTGGAGCAG ATTGCAAAATTAATCGAGGATCTCCAACGTGAGCCAGAACAGATGATTACGCCTCTTACTGCTCTTCGACACAGTCTCCGTAGAAATGATGTGCGTCTAATGTTTACCAG GGTGGAAGACAGCATGAGGGTTTTGGTCGCACTGTTCACATGCCCCTTTACTGATATCCAGATGGAGGCAGCCAGGTGCTTGCATGAACTGTCTCATTCAAATGAACTGCAAGTATCAATGGCATGTCTCCCAGCAACACCATACCTCCTCACATATCTGTCGGGATATAGTCAACAGTTTACA GTATTATGCTTGTACACCTTGGGTAATCTCATTGTGGATAGTGAAGAAGTAAGGAACCGGTTGCTTCTCCAAGGAGTCATCCCAACATTTGCCAAATGTACTCAG TCTCCACACATGGATGTACAGGAAGCCCTAGGCTATGCATTTTCTCAGCTATTGCAGTCAAAAGAAGCACCTGAGAAGATTATTCC AATGGTTCTAGAATCTGGCCTAACACAGGATATCCTAAGAATACTGCTGTCCTGCACTGAAGAGTGGTTTGGAGTTGCTATTGAGATGGCTTGGTGCCTTCATTACATTGTTAGCAG CCACGTGAACAATGCATTGCTGATATCCCAAGGTTTGGTGTCTAAATTAGTCCCGTTTCTAATAGAAAAAGCTGCACTTATTACAAAGCAAGAATCTTTGGATCTTGAACTG CTGATCTGCCCAGTGATACGTTGTTTAGGAAACCTGCTTGGAGAAGTGGACTCATCTGGCACGAAGGTTGAGGTCCAAGATGGGCGTCTGCTAATAGCTTTGTTCGTTTTCATACAACATTTCAAGGATGAACATCCATTTATGGTACGGGAGTGTCTCTGGGCTGTTAACAATCTTACAG TACAAGATCCTGTTTGGACCTCAGCTTTACTAAACGTCAACTTATTGCCTGCCCTGCTACAACTGCTGGCCCATTCAAAAGATGTCTTCCTGATG ATTGCCACAATTTTGCATAACATCGCAGATCTGGGGTTGGGTTATTGTCAGCAACTGAGGGAAAAAGGAGTTCTGCCGTGTTTAACCCCAGCTCTGCGTGACGACGACATACAAGTGGCAAGGATAAGCCTAGAATTACTGAATAAGCTTTTAACATACTGTCCAGAT GTTGCTGGAGACTTTTTCCATAACTCCGGTCTACAGATCATTGAGTTACATAAGGATAAGCCTGATCTTCAGCAGCAAGTTCAAGCAGTCTGGAACAAATATCAAGAACTG ATAAAAGGAACCAGTGGACCCCCCAGTATGGACTAA